From the Coffea eugenioides isolate CCC68of chromosome 1, Ceug_1.0, whole genome shotgun sequence genome, the window GTGTCCCAAAGAAACAAGGAGATCTAATTTTCATGCGCCAGAAGACTCTGACAGTTACGAATTTTTCGTTTTAGGTGGAGTCTTGGAAATCACACGTGGCGAGACAGTCCTGAGGATGGAAAGAAGTATGGTGATTTTATCACTTAGTTGCCTCAATGGTTAGGGTTAGAACTCACAGAAGGAGATCCCAGATTGCAAGTGGTGGTGAGAAGAAATTCTGCAAAGGGAGACGGTGAATTGAGGCACCTTCTCGCGAGTCAATAAGAGGTTAGACTCGGGGAAACTACACATGTTCATTtgccgattgaatcaatttggtgtcCGGATTGTATTGATTCGGGTGTGTAGTTTGGTACCATATTATTTAGTAGTTGAAGGCAAAtggttgctaaaagaaattttcaccaaaggtggagatttgttaggaaattggcttaatttcttttagttaaGTTTCTTATTTGGTGTAGGAAttaactagttttctaattagatttagttacttgaagtagtagtcaaGTAAAACCCTATTTAGCAGGAATTAGATGCTATTTCTATATGAGTTTAGGAAATACTATTGGTTTCCAattgttatttggttttttggcattaatgttctctataaataggtgggttgaCAAACTACACAAGAGACACACAAGAGATACACAAGGGCATCGTGTAGTCTTATACATGGGGTGTGAGAGAGGattcttgggagatgagagatgaTATACAAGGGTTGGGCTTgggttcaagttgtattcttgtatagggttttcctctcataataaagaacaggtttctctccgtggacgtaggctcaatggtggagtCGAACCACGTCAAATATTGTGTGTCGTctatctttcatgcttgtggcttgttcctcattaaattgttgtgcacttgatatctcaatagttgtttattCCGCGCTTGGATCCTAACAAAGTAGCATAAGCAAGAGTTCATGGAGTTTCACATATTGTCTATGATTAACAGCTAAGATTGACAATATAAAGATGAACTTCATGGCTTCATTGAATTAAATACTTGATGACTCAAAACTACTGATGGTTCATAGAATGTACTTAACAATAAGGCTCGTATAGGAAGAGGCACTGGGCACAAGAGCTAAGAATTTTACAAGTAAAAACTGCTTCAACATCTATTTCTCCAAATGTCAAACATTTCATCTCATCTATTTCTTTGAACATCAATGCTGCACAATTTTACTCCATAAATCAAATAAGAACAATCTCACAGTTTTTGAATGCCTTGAGAACTTCATTATCTTCTTGCGAGCAGATAAGGGCCATTCCTTTTGCATTTTTGTTCTTGAAGTGTGTATGAACACTTTTTTAACAGAGGTCCATGCTTCAGAAGATGTCTTACTGTCTCAAACTCATCTTAATACCCacagaaattttttatttcaactTCCCTAAGATGTTGATTTAAACACAGTGGTTTGTCTTCAGCACCAGAATGGAGGGCTTCATCAACAGGTATTCTGCCTTTCCcctgatttaaaaaatatagaaaacccaaaaaatgaaacttGATTACCAGTTCTTGTGGTTGTCTCTCATCagttgaaaaaatgaaaaaggacaaAATCATGATCACTTTTCCTTTCTAAGAATCTTAGTTAAATCCTGACTCACCATGTCAAAAACTAGCATTTTCAAATAGTAGAATCACTACTAAATTTCTAGTGCTAGCCCAGGTTGCTGTAAACTCCAAATGCATCAAACTTAGAAATTCAGGAAGCAACACAATCTGCAAAAGGGGAAAACTTCacatgatagaaaaagcaagaGTCATTCcagtttttagaaaatatatGTAGAAAAAAGACATGAAATCCTGAAAATTCCAGTGAACCTAACACACTCAGAAGTCAAAGAACATACCAGTCCATGTTCCCAATATACACGAAGAGACTTTACATTGCACATTTCAGCAATGAACTGACAAAACTCTGGAGCCTCAAGCTCATAAGTTTGCTTCATATATATGAAAGATAGATTAGCTTTTAGCAAGGACCTGAGCATGCAATTTGAGCCGATTAATGGAGTTGCACAACATGTATACTTCAGACACTTAAGATGGGGGTATTAAGAACAACCTATCCAGAACCAGATTCGAAGTCCACACCAACATTTTCAGGCAAGGACTGTTGATATTAATTGATCCAACATCACAAAATTCTACGCCATAAATCTGCAATTCATCAAGCAATGGCAAGATTGATGCAAATGCCCAATCTGTATTATCTCCTAGTACTGTCAAATGTTCCAAATTCAGATTCGGTAAGCAAAACAGTTTTGGACCCTTCAGACCAACATTTCCACTTAATTTCAAAACTACAAGAGTTTTACCAGTAAAGATTTCAGATGGAAAGACGACGTTCTCAAAAAAGATTGATATAACCATCAACCCTGATGTCAAGAACCCGAACATTGCGCTAAAGCACTGAAGATATGCACAAGCCAAGCACAAAAATTTGGCATAAAGCTGGCTTTAGACATCCGAATCTAAGATGGAACTCTCTTACAACAGAAGTTGATTCGCGGTTCATAAGTAGTCTATTAATAAAGCCTATAAACCTCTTTACTGATTCCACTATCTTCTCATAATTGACATTGTTATTGTCTTTTCCTCATTGTGGAGGATATATAAGCATAGAACCATCAAGGTCAATTTCGGGAACATGAAAGAAAATGTACCTCCATCTGGTGGACAAAATGGATGTGGAGGCTACTAATTTTGTGGGAAGAAATGAGAGAATGTGACAGAGGATGCCATCCGGCAGGGCACTGATACAATCTTCTTGACAATCATCATCCGGGCTTGAAGGGGAAAGCTTGGCCTTCTTGACTGTGTTTTCATGGCTGCTTTTTCAGGTGTGTTCTGATCATTTAGAGGAAAGGAGCTAGCTATAAAGCATTTGGGGTTTTGATCATCAGTTGGGCTTACTACTAGGAGGTTGCAGATGATCTACCATGGAAGCAAATGCCACTTTTACCATGTCCAAAagcattttccctttttagaaAACCAAGCCATTGTCCATTGTCCATTATTCTTATATTCCAGAACACAAAATACTAATttgtttgtttacttttttggTAGGAACGCTTGGAATGCTTCCATTTACGGTCTAATGCAGAATTTTGGTAGAAGAATAAATAGCCGTGTtttggagaaaagaaaggtaacAAAAATCTCTCTATTGACCGTTTACACTAGGTGAAGCTTCAGTGACGTTCGAAGGAGAGAATTTTTTAACATTAGTTGGAATCATTTTTCAAGGATGACAAAATGACAAAACAAATTCATAGGTGCTGGATTATTTTTAGGGAAagtttcagaaacctcccttgaggttttaacaatttcatttagcttcctcaaagttttaaaaattacacatacttctcttatcatttaaaatgataataatacccttaaatattttaatggaATTCGCTTGTTTGGTATGCTTATACGTAGAATGactttttaaacttatttttcattctttttccttcttattccttttttcaaaaatttttttgccaataaaactATAGAGCTAGCACTATTATCTCTAGTTTTTATTGTAACAAAATATcgaactagtgatttttttatgagttaacttatatgtaatccaatgcTTTTGctaatctttgttttctattttttggtattaaagttaacaataaatcaaaaagaaTTATATAATTCCCAAAACCAAAATAAACCCAAAACCGCagctaaattatgataatcccactACTCGAAAAATTAATaaactctaaatgaattatttcaacattttcttttctatcttataaatataaatttataataaaataccatcaaaagtattctatcatagtgataaaattattattatagttgtttatcaaatagtaggtATGGACATGAAAAATTTGGCATCTTTTCCTTATAACtatactagataatcttataattgtacaggaaaataaattaaaactcattacacaagagcatttttgggtattcattcaaaaatttgaccaaatcaatattattttaaggttttgttGCGAAAACcatcaaatcaagggaggtaggtgtaattttccaaatttaaggggagctcagtgaaattgtcagaaacctcgaGGGAGGTTTCTTAAATTATCCCTTGTTTTTATCAAATAGAGAGACTTATTCACACTTAGAAAATTCCCACCAGACAGACAATTCACACCAGATTTGAGCCTCAAATTTCTTCTTCAGGGAGGCATTTATGACAATATTTAGATTATTTATTTGAATGGATACCAGTATTAAAACAAATGTTGTAGAATACCTTAAACAATCATTCATATTTTATCTCAAAAAGGTAAAATGTAATCAAAGAAAGTACGTATTGCACAAGTTTCCTATACTAGTTTTCTGTTGTTACTAGTCGTTGAGAACAAGCCCATAATACTTGGCTACCATATGATATGGCTTCTTTGCCCCTCTCAATGGGAGAGAAAATTTCCCATGCTTTTACTCTCTAGTCGTCAAACCCAAAATTCTAGACTACTACTCTATGGAATAGTTTCTTTGCCCCTTTCAGTGGAGAGAAAATTTGCTATCCTTCTACAATcgttgtgttttttttttccctttaagcAACTGTCTACATTTATTGTGTTTTTAATGTCTACACTCGTCGTTTTAATGTCTACATTCATTCTTATAGTGGCTTAATTGAAGAAAATACTTGATATATCTCATGTCAGATTAAAAGACCTGATACTTCATAGAAAGGACTCAAAAGCAAGGCATCTAGAGGAAGAAACATTCGCCACAGTCGACAAGCAATTCTACAATAGAAAGCTGCTTCAACATCTATTCATCAAAAAAGCCACATATTCGATCTCCTCTACCCCTTTGAATATCTATAGTGCACCATTCTACTCCACAAGCTAAATGAGCACAATCTCACAATTTCTTGAGCATCTTGACAACTCCATTAACTTCTTGCGGGTTGATGAGGACCATTTAGTTGGGGAAGTTCTTGAATGATATATAGTCATCTTCTGTAACCCGGCCCCATGCTTCAAGAAGTAGCTTACTATCTCAAAGCCAAGTTGGTGAGATTCCACGAATTCCATTATTTTCACTTCCCTCAGATGCTGACTCAAACAATGAGGTTTCTCTTTAGCACCACAGTGGAGGTGTATACCAGAGGCCATATCAAATTGACgctgatttaaaagaaaaaaggagagaatGCTTGAAAATTAGTTTGCTTGGTTTAGTTTATCAGTCTAAAATACAAAATGCCAAAACCAACATTGATTTTCCTTAATTCAGATCCTAACTCACCATTAATTCAAAAACTAGCATCTCCAAATTTGGTGCACTCCACAGTAGAATCTCCAAGAATTTCCAACTTCCAATCCAAGTCCACTTGAGCACCAAatgcgtcaaatttagaaattcAGGCAACAAATGATCTTCCCTGAGGAGAGACTTTTCACATCACAGAAAAAGCAAAAGTCATTCCAACCTCTTACTATATAGGATATGAAATCCTGAACAAGCCCGGTGACATAAAAGACATGCAATAAGTCAAAGAAACTACCTCCAAAGAGCACCCTCTTAGATCAAGATGTTTTACATTGCAAAGTTGACCAAAAAGTTGGCAAAGCTCGTGAGCCAAGTGCTCGGGTAATGCATCCGGATATTCACAACGCAGATCAGCTTTCGTTAAAAACTTGAACTTGCAATTTGAGCTGAGTATGCTTTCATAAAATCTGTACTCCAAACACTCGAGCTTTGGGGTGTTAAGAACAACCTTGTCCTTTTCCGATGCCCACACCAACTTTGTCAGCGAAGGGAGGTTGATATCAACTAAgccaacatcacaaaaaattACCAGATCAATCCTTAAATCATCAAGCAATGGGCAATTCCATTTGAGCGTCGAACCTGTACTATCTCCTAGCAGTGTCAGAGTGTCCAAATGCAAGACTCTAAGATTCGGCAAGCAAAGCAATTTTGGAACCTTCAGGCTAACATTTCCGTCTAATTTCAAGACTACAAGAGTCTCGCAAGTTAAAATTTCAGATGGAAAGACTTCAGGTCCCCAAAACTCACCACCATAAAATTTGACCCGCACGTCAATAACTTGAACATTGCGCGAAAGCACAGAAGATAACCATGAACGAACCACAATAGTTTGGTCAGTCAGGCATCCACACCCACAGCTAAAATGAAACTCACTTAGAGGCGACTCACGATGCATAACTAGTCTGTCAACAAAGTCTATGAATTTCTCCTCTAACTCCCCCATCACATCATGATAGCAATCATCAGATTCATCGCCTCTAAACCTTCTAGTATTAACAAGCTCATAATCATCAAGGTCAATTTTGGGAAGATCCAAGAAAATGTACCTCCATCTAGTGGATAAAATGGAAGTGGAGGCTGCCTCTTTGGTCCGAAGAAATGAGAGAATGTTGAAGAGTATGTGGTCTGGCAAGGCACTGAATCGATCTTCTTTACAATTATCATCTGCGCTTGCTGGGGAAAGATTGGCCTTGATGGGCTCCGTTCTCATGGCTGATTTTTCGGATGGGTTTTGATCATGTTGGGGAAAGAAGCTAGCTTTCAAGCATTTGGGGTTTCGTTCTGCCATGGCGCTGGAGTGATGGACTTACTTGGAGTTTTTCAGAAGATCCGCCATGGAAGCAGGGTTTCAGGGGTTCTGGGATTTTGCAAGGAAGGGAGGGTGACTTTGGCCACTGGCTACTGTACTTTAGCTGCCAAGTGACGAAAGCAAAACAATAGGAATCACTGTGGTGCAAAGCTGAGTCATCTATGCAAATCATTTTTGGCCACTGGCTACTGTACTTTAGCTgccaagtgacgaaagccaacAAAAGGGTGCATCTATGGTGCAGAGTTGAGTAGGGCGTAACTGAAACAAGTTAAATCAAACATTCTAATCTTCGAACTTGTTTATTTACATTTAAAATTTAACTTATTTATTTACTAAATAGACATTGAACGAGATTTTTATTAAATATTATtgaatataaaataattttaatttaacTAATTATCAAATTAAGTGCAAACGAACTCAAATGCTATTCAATTTTGATTGAATCAGATAATAAATTAAACCTGAATGAATGTCGAACTTGATGTGAGTGCGTAAATAATTTAGTTCATTTCTCATTTCTAGAGCTGAGTCATTTGTGCATAGGAAGAAAATTAAAGGAATGAGGACAACACGTCACTAAGGGCGCTACATATAACCGGTGTTGTACAAGGGGCCCACAGTGTTTGAGCCATTGTATTACGGGGAATCAATGTAGCCCCTATACGATTCGTGGGCGTTTTCCAAACACCTTTCATAAATTAGCTCTTGGAGTAATTAAATCAAGATcctgcccaaaaaaaaaactataaatcACGATACTGAATAAAAATAGCATTTGGGGTAAGTTTTGTAGAAGCCAGCATGGATATTGACAGGGGTACAAGCCATTGAAGCAGGGTTAGGCTATTCTCCATTAATTGGAAAGGATTTTCTCTCCATTGCATCTAAATAAATACAATTATAAtactatttttgaaaataaaaaagctatccatattatattttttaattgtttaatgtatatacaaaaattgaaactaaattgattaaattttacCACTGGATCAAACTTTAAAACCTTTATCATTATTTTGACCCATTTTGTCGCATCAAAATGTTTTGTGCAAATTGAATAATATAATATTCATAAATGAGTTTGATTTTTAAGCATGTTGATCTACTCTTGGAAATAAAATTATTCACACAAGCAGATTATTGTGCAAAGTTTTTAGTTGCAtaaatgtttaaaaaaatgGATAGATAAATggagaaaaaaataattgagaggATCTCAATAATGGTATGAATGGCCAAAGACCGTCATAGTGAGGGCAATGGGATCCATCAGAAATAGATCGCTTGAATATAGTCCGTatatttttggcaaaaaaaaaaatggtctTTATATATAGGCTAATTACTTAGAATataggtttaaaaaaaaaagtcagacACTTATTGGTCTGATACAAGGTGCGTACAAATCTATGGGTGTCGGGCTGTgacagcaaaattttttttaaaaaaaaagatggcaGGTGTCGGGCTGTGGGTTGACACAGCCCGGCTCCTGACACcgaa encodes:
- the LOC113776531 gene encoding F-box/LRR-repeat protein At4g14103-like translates to MAERNPKCLKASFFPQHDQNPSEKSAMRTEPIKANLSPASADDNCKEDRFSALPDHILFNILSFLRTKEAASTSILSTRWRYIFLDLPKIDLDDYELVNTRRFRGDESDDCYHDVMGELEEKFIDFVDRLVMHRESPLSEFHFSCGCGCLTDQTIVVRSWLSSVLSRNVQVIDVRVKFYGGEFWGPEVFPSEILTCETLVVLKLDGNVSLKVPKLLCLPNLRVLHLDTLTLLGDSTGSTLKWNCPLLDDLRIDLVIFCDVGLVDINLPSLTKLVWASEKDKVVLNTPKLECLEYRFYESILSSNCKFKFLTKADLRCEYPDALPEHLAHELCQLFGQLCNVKHLDLRGCSLESLLREDHLLPEFLNLTHLVLKWTWIGSWKFLEILLWSAPNLEMLVFELMRQFDMASGIHLHCGAKEKPHCLSQHLREVKIMEFVESHQLGFEIVSYFLKHGAGLQKMTIYHSRTSPTKWSSSTRKKLMELSRCSRNCEIVLI